In a single window of the uncultured Dysgonomonas sp. genome:
- a CDS encoding TonB-dependent receptor translates to MKRFKKFALRITLIYLMLFFSGTISAQITLNVKNQKIRQVIQQIEKAEGYSFFYNNELSELNNNVNIQVSNSSIENTLDKLFSNTNITYHIKDNKQIVLSDKGLTSQFSNTVQQDGNIKKLTGLIKDEAGLELPGVSILVKGTTNGTTTDLEGKFSINVPENATIEIRYVGFVTQTIRITNQTSINIVLKEDAKILDEVVILGFGMAARKADLSASIGTLENIDQLKNRPVSKAEDLLQGQIPGVTVSKNGGDPTEASSVVIRGKGSRSGESPLWVVDGVPGAPVNFNDIESMVVLKDAASAAIYGAYSGSAGVILVTTKQAVAGRPRISYEGTYSVSQATNLPQSLTIEQQREVRKQALAATGNSLPDGWDPVKNPYIAQTRTDWIDEIFRNSLSQRHSFVISGGTEDFANRLSLQYNDDQGVLLNTYNKNITMRYNAFFKISNKIKIREDFYWENLRSRGTNTDSGYTGVILSALMMPRNAEAYYSDGTFGGTAPKDPAYIAEHGSNFADIHGDVVNPLRTLESNNTYSRPTTISSSTFLDIDDIFVPGLKYTGRLTYRLTNYFYKNFNPMRPEPGKPNMTNRLDYETYRYYRWEVENTLNYSKSVGGHNIGAMLSTTANQQRRRDFKVSAQGFNNETTAFLYLNWGDSQKVFVGDAYTEPDNNVSIVGRASYSFNDRYFATASLRRDNAGRLPKDKKHGDFPAVTAAWKLTSEPYMPKSDIFNLIKLRASWGRIGNIGSVPFHYGDPTFVVESSNDVGGQVGSNTPLVPSMVYNGEAFNRYLTWETSEQLDFGIDMELLKNRLNLSVDFFNKTTKDLIKRQDTGWPSYIGPEPMYINQGEVKNRGWEFSAGWNDKVGDVNYYINANFATLKNWVSDIGPADPQTGNKPVWIEDDEFRGLNPFRTRENDPLYSFWVYKTDGLFQSDAEAEAYVNKEGKRMQAKAKAGDIKFVDTNGDGIINDDDREYVGSYTPKITYALTAGLTWKNLSASIMLQGVGGLKAFNAMKYVTLNESMVNFNRSTEILKAWPNSNEVPRLTSSDDNGNFSNISDFYIEDASYMRIKNITVSYNFDKIFRSISPRLDERKSSLSVSASVDNVHTFTNYSGTNPEVGGKGLDGGKYPVPRVFSVGVKLTY, encoded by the coding sequence ATGAAAAGATTCAAAAAATTTGCACTTCGCATTACCTTAATTTATTTAATGCTATTTTTCAGCGGAACAATTTCTGCTCAAATCACTTTAAATGTCAAGAACCAGAAAATCCGACAGGTTATCCAGCAAATAGAGAAAGCCGAAGGATATAGCTTCTTTTACAACAATGAATTATCTGAGTTGAATAATAATGTAAATATACAAGTTTCTAATTCTTCTATAGAAAATACATTAGATAAGCTTTTTTCAAATACAAACATTACTTATCATATAAAAGACAACAAACAAATTGTGTTATCTGATAAAGGCTTAACATCACAGTTCTCAAATACAGTCCAACAAGATGGCAATATAAAAAAACTGACAGGTCTTATTAAAGACGAAGCAGGTCTGGAATTGCCCGGAGTAAGTATATTGGTTAAGGGAACCACAAACGGGACTACAACAGACCTGGAGGGTAAGTTCAGCATCAATGTACCGGAAAATGCAACTATAGAAATAAGATATGTCGGATTTGTAACACAGACAATCCGGATCACTAATCAGACTTCTATCAATATCGTATTAAAAGAGGATGCCAAGATACTGGATGAAGTAGTTATACTAGGTTTCGGTATGGCGGCACGTAAAGCTGACCTGTCTGCATCTATAGGTACACTGGAAAATATAGATCAGTTAAAAAATCGTCCGGTATCAAAAGCCGAAGATCTGTTGCAAGGCCAGATTCCGGGTGTTACTGTCTCCAAAAACGGAGGAGACCCTACAGAAGCATCAAGTGTTGTTATCCGTGGTAAAGGATCCCGGTCCGGAGAGTCCCCATTATGGGTAGTAGATGGCGTTCCGGGAGCTCCGGTAAACTTCAATGATATAGAATCGATGGTCGTGCTGAAGGATGCAGCATCAGCCGCTATTTATGGTGCCTATTCTGGTTCAGCAGGAGTTATCCTCGTTACAACGAAACAAGCTGTAGCCGGAAGGCCCAGGATATCCTATGAAGGCACATACAGTGTCAGTCAGGCTACCAACCTGCCTCAGTCTCTGACTATCGAACAGCAAAGAGAGGTGAGAAAACAAGCTCTGGCAGCAACAGGAAACAGTCTGCCTGACGGATGGGATCCTGTAAAAAACCCATATATAGCCCAAACCCGTACCGATTGGATAGATGAAATATTCAGAAATTCGTTATCCCAAAGGCACAGTTTTGTTATAAGCGGCGGTACTGAGGATTTCGCAAACAGGTTATCACTGCAATATAACGATGATCAGGGAGTCTTGTTGAATACATACAACAAGAATATTACAATGCGTTATAATGCGTTCTTCAAAATCAGTAACAAAATCAAGATAAGAGAAGATTTCTATTGGGAAAACCTAAGGAGCAGAGGAACCAATACCGATAGCGGATATACAGGTGTCATACTCTCGGCACTGATGATGCCTCGCAATGCCGAAGCATACTATTCGGATGGAACCTTTGGAGGTACAGCACCTAAAGACCCGGCATATATTGCTGAACATGGAAGTAACTTCGCCGATATTCACGGAGATGTAGTCAACCCTCTGCGTACTTTAGAATCGAATAATACATACAGCAGGCCGACTACAATATCCTCATCGACTTTCCTTGACATAGACGATATTTTTGTTCCCGGGCTAAAGTATACTGGACGTCTGACTTATCGCCTAACCAATTATTTCTATAAAAATTTCAATCCGATGAGACCTGAGCCGGGCAAACCGAATATGACCAATCGTCTGGATTATGAAACCTATCGTTATTACAGATGGGAAGTAGAGAATACATTGAATTACAGCAAATCGGTAGGCGGACATAATATCGGGGCAATGCTTTCTACTACAGCGAACCAGCAACGACGCAGAGATTTTAAAGTGAGTGCACAAGGCTTCAATAACGAAACCACAGCATTCCTGTATTTGAACTGGGGCGACAGCCAGAAAGTATTTGTAGGTGATGCATATACCGAACCAGACAACAACGTTTCTATTGTAGGACGTGCATCTTATAGTTTCAACGACCGCTATTTTGCAACAGCATCTCTACGTCGCGACAACGCCGGACGTTTGCCTAAAGACAAAAAACATGGAGATTTCCCTGCTGTTACAGCAGCATGGAAGCTAACTTCCGAACCATATATGCCTAAATCGGACATCTTCAACCTGATAAAATTACGTGCAAGTTGGGGACGTATCGGCAATATCGGTTCTGTACCATTCCACTATGGCGACCCTACATTTGTAGTTGAAAGTTCTAATGATGTGGGCGGACAAGTAGGCTCCAACACACCGCTGGTTCCATCTATGGTATACAACGGAGAAGCCTTCAACAGATATCTGACATGGGAAACTTCGGAACAGCTAGACTTCGGTATCGACATGGAACTATTAAAAAACAGGCTAAACCTGTCTGTCGACTTCTTCAATAAAACAACTAAAGATCTAATAAAACGACAAGATACAGGATGGCCTTCATATATCGGACCTGAACCAATGTATATCAATCAGGGAGAAGTAAAAAACAGAGGCTGGGAATTCTCGGCTGGATGGAATGACAAGGTAGGCGATGTAAATTATTACATCAATGCCAATTTTGCAACATTGAAAAACTGGGTATCCGATATAGGCCCGGCAGATCCGCAAACAGGAAACAAACCGGTATGGATAGAAGATGATGAATTCCGCGGCCTGAATCCGTTCCGTACACGGGAGAACGACCCTCTTTACTCATTCTGGGTATATAAAACAGATGGCCTGTTCCAGTCGGATGCAGAAGCTGAAGCCTATGTCAACAAAGAAGGAAAACGCATGCAAGCTAAAGCTAAAGCCGGAGATATAAAATTTGTAGACACAAATGGTGATGGAATTATCAATGATGATGACAGAGAATACGTCGGTAGCTATACTCCTAAAATCACATATGCCCTCACAGCCGGACTTACATGGAAAAACCTTAGTGCCAGCATTATGTTGCAAGGAGTAGGTGGTTTGAAAGCTTTCAATGCCATGAAATATGTTACACTGAACGAATCGATGGTAAACTTTAACAGATCTACCGAAATATTAAAAGCATGGCCTAACAGCAATGAAGTTCCAAGGTTAACATCATCTGACGACAACGGTAATTTCTCTAACATCTCGGATTTCTATATCGAGGATGCATCATACATGCGGATAAAAAACATTACAGTATCTTATAATTTCGATAAAATATTCCGCAGTATTTCTCCGCGACTGGATGAAAGAAAAAGTTCACTTTCTGTATCTGCCAGTGTAGATAATGTACATACATTTACCAACTATTCGGGTACCAACCCTGAAGTAGGTGGAAAAGGTCTGGACGGAGGTAAATATCCGGTTCCTCGCGTATTCTCCGTAGGTGTAAAATTAACTTATTAA
- a CDS encoding DUF4434 domain-containing protein yields the protein METNNRRDFLKKAAIAGASAVAIPAVAACGGKTSDSNKTLKTDDSIQSSLIVPKANGLHISGTFLDEISHDIPHQNWGEKEWDLDFRHMKNIGIDTVIMIRSGYRKFITYPSQYLLKKGCYMPSVDLVDMYLRLAQKYNMKFYFGLYDSGEYWDTGDLSSEIEHNKYVIDEVWKKYGEKYKSFGGWYISGEISRKTKGAINAFYSMGKQCKDVSNGLPTFISPWIDGKKAVMAASSLLSKTESVSVQEHEKEWGEIFDGIKGAVDACAFQDGHIDYDELDAFFEVNKKLADKYGLQCWTNAETFDRDMPIKFLPIKFDKLRMKLEAAKRAGYDKAITFEFSHFMSPQSAYLQAGHLYDRYKEYFEIK from the coding sequence ATGGAAACAAATAATCGCAGGGATTTCCTCAAAAAAGCGGCGATAGCCGGAGCTTCAGCTGTAGCAATACCAGCTGTGGCAGCCTGCGGGGGGAAAACCTCGGATAGCAACAAGACCTTGAAAACAGACGACTCTATTCAGAGTAGTCTGATAGTACCAAAAGCAAACGGACTTCACATTTCGGGTACGTTTCTGGATGAAATATCACATGATATACCACATCAGAACTGGGGCGAAAAAGAATGGGATCTCGATTTTCGTCATATGAAGAATATTGGTATCGATACAGTCATAATGATCCGTTCCGGATACCGTAAGTTTATTACATATCCATCCCAATATTTATTGAAAAAAGGCTGTTACATGCCTTCGGTCGATTTGGTTGATATGTACTTGCGCCTTGCACAGAAATATAATATGAAGTTTTATTTCGGGCTTTATGATTCCGGTGAATATTGGGATACGGGTGATCTGTCTTCCGAAATAGAGCATAATAAATATGTAATAGACGAAGTCTGGAAAAAATACGGAGAAAAATATAAAAGTTTCGGCGGATGGTATATCAGTGGAGAAATCAGCCGCAAAACCAAAGGGGCTATAAACGCTTTTTATTCCATGGGGAAACAATGTAAAGACGTATCGAACGGGCTACCTACGTTTATATCACCCTGGATCGATGGTAAAAAAGCTGTAATGGCGGCATCGAGCCTGTTGTCGAAAACTGAATCGGTTTCTGTTCAGGAGCACGAAAAAGAATGGGGCGAAATATTTGATGGTATAAAAGGAGCAGTAGATGCATGTGCCTTTCAGGATGGGCACATAGATTATGACGAACTGGATGCTTTCTTCGAAGTGAATAAAAAACTTGCAGATAAATACGGCCTTCAATGCTGGACAAATGCCGAGACTTTCGACCGTGATATGCCTATAAAATTTTTACCTATCAAGTTTGATAAACTGCGGATGAAGCTCGAAGCTGCTAAACGGGCGGGATACGATAAGGCTATAACATTTGAGTTCTCACACTTTATGAGCCCTCAGTCGGCCTATTTGCAAGCAGGGCATTTGTACGACAGATATAAAGAATATTTCGAAATAAAATAA
- a CDS encoding RNA polymerase sigma-70 factor, which translates to MSSPKNDIDKTTLLRLKDGQKAAFELLYWKYNPKLYNFVYSILYDKSLAEDITQTCFLKIWELHKEIDPDKGFASYLYTIARNLVYKETERLLQMSKFQAVSQINNNDTDHETEKKLDAAFFESYINNIIDQLPPSRREIFILSRKEGLTNKEIASKLAISEKTVETQIYRSLLFLKEKMKGQFTLLALLFLAHNI; encoded by the coding sequence ATGAGTAGTCCTAAAAACGATATAGATAAAACAACACTGCTTCGACTGAAAGATGGACAAAAAGCAGCTTTTGAACTGTTATATTGGAAATATAATCCCAAGCTATACAATTTCGTATACTCAATCTTATATGACAAATCCCTTGCAGAAGATATAACTCAAACATGTTTTCTGAAAATATGGGAATTGCATAAAGAAATAGACCCTGATAAGGGCTTTGCTTCTTATCTGTACACAATAGCCCGCAATCTGGTTTATAAAGAAACCGAACGTTTATTGCAAATGAGTAAGTTTCAGGCAGTATCTCAAATAAACAACAATGATACAGACCATGAAACTGAAAAGAAACTCGATGCAGCCTTTTTCGAATCATATATAAATAATATTATAGACCAACTCCCGCCCTCACGCAGAGAGATTTTCATTCTTAGCCGCAAAGAAGGATTGACAAATAAAGAAATAGCGTCGAAATTAGCTATTTCCGAGAAAACGGTAGAAACCCAGATCTACCGGTCATTACTGTTTCTTAAAGAAAAAATGAAAGGACAATTCACGCTCCTTGCATTATTATTTTTAGCCCATAATATTTAA
- a CDS encoding NAD(P)H-dependent oxidoreductase, producing the protein MSLLDTFKWRYATKKFDSTKKVDQKLVNEIVEAAWLAPTSSGLQPFQVIEITNQELKEKIVPIAYNQQQVADASHVLVFAAWDNYTSQRIDNIYKHTTEGRGQEPGRYNDYTDRLKKAYLNRPSEANFEHAARQSYIAFGFAIAMAAELNVDSTPMEGFDNDALDNLLGLKELGLRSVTVLPLGYRDEVNDWLVNMNKVRHPKNEFLIELK; encoded by the coding sequence ATGAGTTTATTAGATACATTTAAATGGCGTTATGCCACAAAGAAGTTCGATTCTACTAAGAAGGTAGATCAAAAACTTGTAAACGAAATCGTCGAAGCTGCCTGGCTTGCACCCACATCTTCAGGGTTGCAACCTTTTCAGGTAATAGAGATAACCAATCAGGAACTGAAAGAGAAGATAGTTCCTATTGCTTACAATCAGCAACAGGTTGCCGATGCTTCTCATGTACTTGTCTTTGCCGCTTGGGATAATTACACATCTCAGCGTATAGATAATATATATAAGCATACCACAGAGGGGAGAGGGCAGGAGCCTGGTCGTTATAACGACTACACAGACAGATTGAAGAAAGCATATCTGAATCGTCCGTCAGAAGCAAACTTTGAGCATGCCGCCCGCCAATCTTATATAGCCTTTGGCTTTGCTATTGCTATGGCTGCAGAGTTGAATGTGGATTCGACACCGATGGAAGGATTTGATAATGATGCTCTGGATAATCTTCTTGGTTTGAAAGAACTGGGATTGAGGAGTGTAACGGTATTGCCCTTGGGATATCGAGACGAAGTAAATGACTGGTTGGTGAATATGAATAAGGTTCGTCATCCGAAAAATGAATTTCTTATTGAACTAAAATAA
- a CDS encoding sugar porter family MFS transporter, which yields MNSSINIRYISFLSVVAALGGFLFGYDTAVISGTIAQVSAQFSLDALSQGWYVGCALVGSIFGVMCAGVLSDNFGRKKTLLVAAILFSISAVGCAISSDFNHLVMARVVGGIGIGVVSIISPLYISEISVAEYRGRLVSLYQLAVTVGFLGAYLVNYALLNYSINGAEQLSNPTLYHIFHSEVWRSMLGMAVIPALLFFVVIFFIPESPRWLILKNRDVRAESILKHIYGSVESAAYEMNETKKVIGSETKSNWRILLKPGITKAVIIGVAIAMLGQFMGVNAVLYYGPSIFESSGLSGDDSLFYQVIVGLVNMLTTILAIFIIDKIGRKKLVYYGVSGMIVSLLLIAFYFVKGNDLGIPNVLLLIFFLAYIFFCAVSICAVIWVLLSEMYPIKVRGLAMSIAGFSLWIGTYLIGQLTPWLLQNLRPEGTFILFAVMCVPYMLIVWKLVPETTGKSLEEIEKFWET from the coding sequence ATGAATTCTTCTATAAATATAAGATATATAAGCTTTTTGTCTGTTGTTGCAGCTTTAGGTGGATTTCTTTTCGGATATGATACCGCTGTGATTTCGGGGACTATAGCACAGGTTTCCGCTCAATTCTCTCTCGATGCCTTGTCTCAGGGATGGTATGTGGGATGTGCCCTTGTAGGTTCCATATTCGGCGTTATGTGTGCCGGAGTGCTTAGCGATAATTTTGGACGGAAAAAGACATTACTGGTAGCAGCCATACTCTTTTCTATATCTGCTGTCGGTTGTGCCATATCCTCTGATTTCAATCACTTGGTGATGGCACGCGTTGTCGGAGGTATTGGAATCGGTGTTGTGTCTATAATATCGCCGCTTTATATTTCAGAGATATCAGTTGCCGAATACCGTGGACGTTTGGTTTCTCTTTATCAACTTGCTGTTACGGTAGGTTTCTTGGGGGCTTACCTTGTAAATTATGCTTTGTTGAATTATTCTATAAACGGCGCGGAACAATTATCGAATCCTACATTATATCATATTTTCCATAGCGAGGTATGGCGAAGTATGCTGGGAATGGCGGTAATACCGGCCTTGCTGTTCTTTGTTGTTATATTCTTCATCCCCGAAAGCCCCAGATGGCTGATATTGAAGAATCGTGATGTAAGAGCCGAATCTATTCTGAAACATATATATGGTTCGGTAGAGTCTGCTGCATATGAGATGAACGAAACTAAAAAAGTAATAGGAAGTGAAACCAAGTCAAACTGGCGCATCCTGCTAAAACCGGGTATAACGAAAGCCGTTATTATCGGTGTGGCGATAGCTATGCTGGGACAGTTTATGGGGGTGAATGCCGTGCTTTATTACGGACCTTCCATTTTCGAAAGCAGTGGCCTGTCGGGCGACGACTCACTTTTCTATCAGGTGATTGTGGGCTTGGTAAATATGCTGACCACCATTCTGGCAATCTTTATTATCGATAAGATAGGACGAAAGAAACTTGTATACTATGGCGTTTCGGGTATGATAGTTTCACTCCTTCTCATTGCATTCTATTTTGTAAAAGGAAATGATTTAGGTATACCTAATGTGTTGTTACTCATATTCTTTCTTGCCTACATCTTTTTCTGCGCGGTATCTATCTGTGCTGTTATCTGGGTTTTGTTGTCGGAAATGTATCCGATCAAGGTGCGTGGGTTGGCTATGTCTATTGCCGGATTCTCACTTTGGATAGGAACATACCTGATCGGACAGCTTACCCCGTGGTTGTTACAGAACCTGCGGCCCGAAGGCACATTTATTCTCTTTGCGGTTATGTGTGTGCCATACATGCTGATTGTGTGGAAATTAGTTCCTGAAACAACAGGCAAATCGTTAGAAGAAATAGAAAAATTCTGGGAAACATAA
- a CDS encoding ROK family transcriptional regulator has translation MNIQLLQEIERGTKSALIKKNIINYYIQNGSSTITELSKELDLSIPTVTKFIGEMCEDGYINDYGKLETTGGRYPNLYGLNPESGYFIGVDMKQSAINIGLINFKGDMVDLTMGIPYQMQNTPEAMSKLCELILAFIDKQTVDKNKILNVNVNISGRVNPESGYSYSIFYFEERPLAEILSEKLNGYKVTIDNDTRAMTYGEYLSGCVNSEKNIIFVNISWGLAIGIIIDGKVYTGKSGFAGEFGHMKIYDNEILCHCGKKGCLETEASGLAMHRRLFELVHDGASSLLSKKILKDESVTLDEIIAAVNKEDVLCIDLVEEIGQKIGEQIASLINIFNPEMVIIGGTVSMTEDYIMQPVKTAIRKYSLNLVNKDSTIAISKLKDKAGVIGACLLARTRLFEIY, from the coding sequence ATGAATATACAGTTGCTTCAAGAAATTGAGCGAGGTACAAAAAGTGCTTTGATCAAGAAGAATATTATTAATTATTATATCCAAAACGGAAGTTCAACTATTACTGAACTGTCGAAAGAACTGGATCTAAGCATACCCACTGTGACTAAGTTTATTGGTGAGATGTGTGAAGATGGATACATAAACGACTATGGTAAACTGGAAACCACAGGGGGGCGATATCCTAATCTATATGGTCTAAATCCCGAATCCGGTTATTTCATAGGCGTCGACATGAAACAATCGGCTATAAATATAGGGCTGATTAATTTTAAGGGGGACATGGTCGATCTGACAATGGGCATTCCTTATCAGATGCAGAATACCCCTGAGGCCATGAGTAAGTTGTGCGAACTCATTCTTGCATTCATAGATAAGCAAACTGTAGATAAGAATAAAATACTGAATGTAAATGTAAATATATCGGGGAGGGTAAATCCTGAATCGGGATATAGTTACAGTATTTTCTATTTTGAAGAGAGGCCATTAGCTGAGATTCTTAGCGAGAAACTGAACGGCTACAAGGTTACCATCGACAACGATACCCGGGCCATGACCTATGGGGAATACCTGTCGGGTTGCGTAAACAGTGAAAAAAACATCATATTCGTAAATATAAGCTGGGGGTTGGCTATAGGGATCATCATAGACGGAAAAGTGTATACAGGAAAATCTGGATTTGCCGGAGAGTTTGGCCACATGAAGATATATGACAATGAAATATTGTGTCATTGCGGTAAAAAAGGTTGTCTCGAAACCGAAGCCTCAGGATTAGCAATGCATCGGCGCCTTTTCGAGTTGGTTCATGATGGAGCCTCCTCCTTATTATCGAAAAAAATATTGAAAGACGAGTCGGTAACATTAGATGAAATCATCGCCGCAGTTAATAAAGAGGATGTACTTTGTATAGATCTGGTAGAAGAGATAGGGCAAAAAATCGGAGAGCAGATTGCCAGCCTGATCAACATCTTTAACCCCGAAATGGTCATTATAGGAGGAACAGTATCTATGACCGAGGACTATATTATGCAACCCGTAAAAACAGCGATCCGCAAGTATTCACTTAATCTGGTGAATAAAGATTCGACAATTGCAATATCAAAATTGAAGGATAAAGCGGGGGTGATAGGCGCTTGCTTATTGGCCAGAACACGCTTATTCGAAATATATTAG
- a CDS encoding MarR family transcriptional regulator: MSEDLKLDNQLCFPIYALSRQITALYRPYLEELGLTYPQYLVLMVLWERGTATVKQLGELLWLDSGTLTPLLKRMEANELLNRERSTEDERIVDIIITDKGKELEKCAELIPPAMKKQLKLTDEQLVQLRTQLNKILLITCSEK, from the coding sequence ATGTCAGAGGATTTAAAATTAGATAATCAGTTGTGCTTTCCGATATATGCTTTGTCGAGACAGATAACAGCACTCTATCGTCCTTATCTGGAAGAATTGGGGCTTACTTATCCTCAATACCTTGTGTTAATGGTGTTGTGGGAGCGGGGGACGGCAACCGTAAAGCAGTTAGGAGAGCTTTTGTGGCTCGATAGCGGCACGCTTACACCATTGTTGAAGCGCATGGAAGCAAATGAACTTCTAAATAGAGAGCGTTCGACAGAAGATGAGAGGATTGTGGATATAATAATCACGGATAAAGGGAAAGAATTGGAGAAGTGCGCCGAGTTGATCCCTCCTGCAATGAAAAAACAGTTAAAGCTCACAGATGAGCAGCTTGTTCAGCTTCGCACTCAGTTGAATAAGATTTTATTGATAACATGTAGTGAAAAATAA
- a CDS encoding FecR family protein, with protein sequence MEKRNYIELLDSFMRGKTSIEDEQVLLAWFKSPEAKDEIFLTYSMQWENVSDDLEEDIQIRMFEEIQTKIYESQLRPSSTKPHKRNKWLLLKRYAAIACLLVIAGLGSYYIARMSLYSMKEFIVSVDKGQKANLLLPDGTSVWLNSDSRIKYDNAYNTNDRRIILEGEAYFEVAKDKEKRFIVTANNIDVEALGTSFNIKSYQTDKTVIVTLVEGKLKVSDNKKDMLLNPNERLTYNKENEAFTMTDTYDVANVAIWRNNELAFYGESLEEIGTILSRIYNIDIVFTSESAKHYRFSGVIKNNSLGNVFEIISLTAPIQYKIYNNTVEISESKKVEKL encoded by the coding sequence ATGGAAAAAAGAAATTACATAGAACTATTAGATTCTTTTATGAGGGGCAAAACCTCGATTGAAGACGAACAGGTTCTGCTGGCATGGTTCAAATCGCCGGAAGCAAAAGATGAGATATTCTTAACCTATTCAATGCAATGGGAAAATGTTTCAGATGATCTGGAAGAAGATATTCAGATAAGAATGTTTGAAGAAATACAAACGAAGATCTATGAATCTCAACTTCGGCCTTCATCCACCAAACCGCACAAGAGAAATAAATGGCTTCTCTTAAAACGCTATGCTGCTATAGCTTGTTTATTAGTAATTGCTGGACTAGGCTCGTACTATATAGCCCGCATGAGCCTATACTCTATGAAAGAGTTTATAGTATCCGTAGATAAAGGACAAAAAGCAAATCTGTTATTACCTGATGGTACATCAGTTTGGTTGAACTCTGATTCCAGAATCAAATATGATAATGCATATAACACCAATGACAGGAGAATCATTTTAGAAGGCGAAGCATATTTCGAAGTAGCTAAAGATAAAGAAAAAAGATTCATCGTTACAGCCAACAATATAGATGTAGAAGCATTGGGTACAAGTTTTAATATAAAGTCGTACCAAACAGATAAAACGGTTATTGTAACCTTAGTGGAGGGTAAACTGAAGGTAAGTGACAACAAAAAGGATATGCTTCTCAACCCTAACGAACGCCTTACTTATAATAAGGAAAACGAGGCATTCACTATGACAGACACTTACGATGTTGCAAATGTAGCTATCTGGAGAAACAATGAATTGGCATTCTATGGTGAATCGCTGGAAGAAATCGGTACAATATTATCCCGCATATATAACATTGATATTGTATTTACGTCAGAATCAGCGAAACATTACAGATTCTCCGGAGTAATAAAGAATAACAGCCTGGGAAATGTTTTTGAAATTATAAGCCTGACTGCTCCGATACAATACAAGATATACAACAATACAGTCGAAATAAGTGAGAGTAAAAAAGTCGAGAAACTTTAA
- the tpx gene encoding thiol peroxidase, whose translation MATVTFKNDITVNTSGQLPAVGSAAPEFALVKNDLSEVSLKDLKGKTVILNIFPSLDTGTCAASVRRFNKEAAALPDTVILAVSADLPFAAGRFCSAEGIDNVVPASVFRNASFAKDYGVLMLDGPLKGLLARSVVVIDANGKVVYTELVSEITNEPNYQPALAAAK comes from the coding sequence ATGGCAACAGTTACATTTAAAAATGACATCACAGTAAACACTAGCGGGCAGTTACCAGCAGTAGGTTCAGCAGCTCCGGAATTTGCACTAGTAAAGAACGATCTTTCAGAAGTGTCGTTGAAAGACCTTAAAGGTAAAACAGTAATATTAAATATCTTCCCAAGTCTTGATACAGGCACATGTGCTGCATCGGTTCGCAGATTCAATAAAGAGGCGGCTGCGCTCCCTGATACTGTAATTCTTGCGGTTTCGGCTGACCTTCCGTTTGCTGCAGGCCGTTTTTGTTCGGCAGAAGGTATTGACAATGTTGTTCCGGCTTCTGTTTTCAGAAATGCGTCTTTTGCAAAAGATTATGGTGTGTTGATGCTTGATGGTCCGTTGAAAGGCTTATTGGCCAGATCGGTTGTTGTCATCGATGCTAATGGTAAAGTCGTATATACAGAATTGGTTTCTGAGATAACAAACGAACCAAATTATCAGCCGGCTTTAGCTGCTGCTAAATAA